The nucleotide sequence CAGAATATGACATTTGACGAGCAATTTAAGATAGAACTGAAAAGATATATGCAAGATAATTTTATTAACCCAAACATACTTGCAAGTAAAGCTGGAATAAATAAACATGTTTTTACTGAAATACTTAATAATACGTCTCGCAAAGTATATGGAGATGAAGTTGCTGGAATATGCAATGCTACGGGATTAACCCTTAAAGAAATACTAAAATTAAATAAGAAGGACAACCCATATGTAAGTATGAACAAAAGCAGTGCTGTTCACAGAACTTAAAAATCAATTTGCTCAATTAAAAATTGTTGAATAAAAAAATAAAAATAAATATTATATATATCACGATTTAAATATTAATACCTAGATTAAAGATAAGAATAATAAAGATTGTTGAAAATACTATGAAATATTAACATAATTAAAATTTGCTCTTACATTATATGGGGGTCTAACTTAACTGTTTATTATGTGGGATTATAAATGAGGAATTAAGTTAAGGTTAGTTCCCTTATATAAGGTTTTTAAATTAATTTTTGAAATTTTAATATGTATTAGTTTGAATGTTCTACATTATTAAATATGTATGAATGGAGCTTTTATTAAAAACCATAGAGCAATGAAATGAAAGGTGGGAACTTTTGGTTTTTAGATATTACTGATACATGTAAACTGAAAACTAGAGTGAATTATGAAATTAAAGAAGCATAAAAGTAATGAAAAACTTTTAATTTGCTGCACGGTAATTTTTACCATAATTTACCTCGTATGGAGAATTACATGCACATTACCTTTAGGAGGTACAATAGTATCTCTTGTGGCAGCAATTATACTTTTAGTTGTTGAAATAATGGGTGTGTTTGAGGCGGCAGTTCACTTTTATAATATGTCTAATATAGAGCAACCTGAAAGACCGAAGGTTTCAGAGGATTTATTTCCAGATGTTGATGTTTTTATTGCAACTTACAATGAACCTAGAGAATTATTGTATAAGACAATAAATGGTTGCATTAACATGGATTATCCTGATAAGAAGAAAGTACATATTTATTTGTGTGATGATGGCAATAGAGACGAAATGAAAGAACTCGCTGATTATATGGGCATAAACTATATAACGAGAATTGAAAGAAAGGGTTCAAAAGCAGGAAACTTAAATAATGCCATGGCACATTCCAAATCACCACTTATAGCAACCTTTGATGCTGATATGATTCCTATGCATGATTTTTTAATGGCATGTGTTCCATATTTTCTTACAGAAGAGAAGGTTGGATTTATTCAAACCCCTCAAAGTTTTTACAATCCAGATTTGTTCCAATATAACTTGTTTTCAGAAAATAGAATACCTAATGAACAAGATTATTTTTACAGAGATATTCAAGTTGCAAGAAATAAAACAAACTCCGTAATTTATGGGGGAACAAATACTTTAATATCTAGAAAAGCACTAAATGATGTTGGTGGATTCTATACAGATGCAATAACTGAGGACTTTGCAACAGGAATATATATTGAAAGCAAAGGATACCATTGCTATGCAATAGATGAAATACATGCATCAGGTCTTGCACCAGAGGATTTAAAAGGCCTTGTAAAACAGCGTGAAAGATGGGCAAGAGGCTGTATACAGACTGGAAAGCGTTTGAATATACTTGGTATAAAAGGTCTGAACTTAAAACAAAAACTAAATTATTTGTCATCTATTTCATATTGGTTTTCTGGAATAAAGAGATTTGTTTATATTCTTTCACCAATATTATTTTCTGTATTTGGAGTAATAGTAGTAAAATGTAATCTTCCACAGGTTCTAATTTTTTGGCTTCCTATGTATTTATTGACAAATGCATCACTTAAAAGGCTATCGAAAAATATAAGAACAAATAAATGGACAAGTATATATGATACTATTTTATTTCCATCACTTATTATTCCAGTAATTTTAGAGACTATAGGTATATCACAAAATAAATTTGCTGTAACTAGAAAAGGTGGAGCTGTCAGTGATAAGTCATATCAAAGGAAGAAGGCTATTCCGCACATTATACTTGCAGTTTTATCTGTTATAGGAATAATAAATTGCTTTAGGCTAATATTTGCAAAGAATACACTAGCTTACGCAGTGGTATTATTCTGGTTAGTAGCTAATTTATATAATATATTAATGTCGGTATTCTTTATGCTAGGTAGAACACCTCACAGAAAATCAGAAAGAGCTTCTGTAAGCATAGATTGCAGTATTAATAAGAATGGAAAAGAAGTAAAAGGCGTAACAAAAGATATTTCTGAAGGTGGAGTTTCTGTTGTTTTAGATGAGCCAATAGATTTATATGAAGATAATTCAGTTGGAATACAGTTGTTAACAGATAGATACTCATGTAATTTTGAAGCGGAAGTTGTTCACGTGGACAAGGTTCAAGATAAATGGAAATATGCCTTTAAGACAACTGGAATTGAAGAAAATGATTTTAGACAACTTCTTTATATAATATATGATAGAGTACCTGTACTTCCTAAGCACATAAGCAAGAGTAACAGTATTTTTGATGATATACGATTGAATGTACTTACAAGAGGAAAAAAGGTTAATCAATTTAATAGAAAACATCCAAGACTTGAAATAAGAAAGAAGCTTCAGTCTGAAGAATGTGGAGAAGTGGAAATTATCAATTTCAATTATGAATATGCACTTGTAAAAACAGATTCTGAATACAACAATATAAAGCATATCAATATTTCTATTTTGCCAGAAGTTACAATTAAGTGTTCACTTGATAAGAAAATGGATTATGAAACAAATAAAAAGAAAAAAAATAAACCAGTTGAGCAGTCTATTCAGCTTTATAGAATTGATAATTACAGTGAAATTTCTGAAATTACAGAACTTCAAACGACATTAAATAAATGGGCAAATGAGTATGAGGCTATAAAGAAAATAGAAAATAAGAAGAAAAAGAAGGCAGGTCCTTCTGATGAGCTCAACGAAATGGCATATTTATAAAATGGAGGTATAACATGGCTTTTAATAAAGTATTCAGAAAATTATTAGTTTCTTTTTCTGTGATATTTTTTATTACTGGAAGCAGCACATTTGCAAGACAAACACACGCAGCTAATATTCCTCTAGAGGATACTAGAATTGCAGGTAATGCAAATACAAAAATTACGCCTAGTAAGACAGGTGACTCAATAGATGTTAGTGCAAATTCAGATAATTTGAAAAAGGGATATTATTCATCAGTTATATACAAGGTTACAGATGAGAATTGGTCTAATAGTGGAGAGTTTTCATTTAGCATTAAAAATAAATCTAAAGATGCTATGCTGATGAATTTTGTTTCACAGTTAAAAGATGGTACAAAGGTTGCTGTTTCAAACAGTGGTTTTGTAATGTTAAAACAAGATGGAACTAACTTAGTAAAAAGAGTTAGAACATCTTACGGAGAATTTGAAATTCCAAAGGGATTCACAGGAAAGGTATATATACCTCTAGACGGGTTAGAGAAAGATGGTGACGTTAAAAATAAAACAGATTACGATCTTTCTAGTGTAGTGTCTTGGGCATTAGTAGCAACTATGCAGGAGAATGAAGAAAAGAATTTTGAGGTAAGTTCAGTAGGCTTGCTTGGAAAATCAGGGGAAATATATAATGATGGTAAAGTTAATTTTGTATTATCAGGAGATTCAGATGTTCAGGTACCTGTTCTAGGAGAATCTATATCATTATATAAAGCTACATCTCCAGGATTAGATCCTAAAACAATAAAGTATAAAATTGAAAATCCAATAGATGGTATTAGAATAACAGATGAAGGTAGACTTATAATATCAAAAAGAATAAAACCTCAGAATATAAGCATCCTTGTTTTTATAAATAATAACTTGGCTGAAACAAAAACAGTTAGACTTTATAATTCGTGGACTTTAAGTATTAAAGGAAAAAGTCTACCAGATCCTTCTACAGTACCAAGCTTAATGACCGGATTTTATAAATTTATTTTAAATGGATACACAATGAACACTATAAGAGTTCTTTTTGTTGCAATAGCTGCAGCATTTGGTGGTTTGTTTATGTTTTGGAGGAAGAGATTCGCTGATAACGAGTAATCCATAAATTTAAGGAAAAATTTCGTTATGAAAAAAGATTTTATTAGTAATATTACTTTTAATTTTCATAATATGCGATATATCTTTAAAAAATATGAGTGAAATAGCGAAGATTTCAAAGGAAAATAGTATTCATCTAAAAGAAGAGATATCAGAAGTAGATTCAAGAAATGTATAAAGGTAGAAAGTTAATTGGAAGCGCAAATGATATTAAATGGGATACTGAAGTTGAGAATTACTACTTTAATCTCATAAGAAGGTTGGATTTATAATGTAAGGGTTTCTAATTATACTAAAGATTTTTATAAATTATATTCTTGATGAAAGCTTTATGAATAAAGTAGATGAATATATTAAATATACTTTGAAGGATAATCTAATTGTGGTACTAGACTTTCACCATTTTGAGAAGATAATGGAGAATCCGGAAAAGTATAAACAATGTTTTTTAAGTGTATGGAGACAACTCTCAAAAGGGTATGAGAACTACCATAATAAACTTATGTTACAAGTTTTTTTAAAGGAAGAGTTGTGAAATCAGTATTATGAACCAAATTCATTCACATTTCAGGCAAATGAGTACTTAGTGTTTCAAAATATGAAAATGTAAGATGAGCGGGTACTAAAAATGAAGTTGACAATATAAAAAAGAAATTTGATATGGTTCAAAAATTGGCTAAGAAAAAACAAAGTCAAAGTATTCATGGGAGAGTTTGATGATAACAAATTGGCTCCGTCGAATGATAGACTATTGTTGGACACAGGCCGTAAGAAAGCAAGCTGAAAATCACGGATCTACTTGAGGAATTGAGGGCTTTGTTCTCAATTTATAATATAAGACTCAAGTGCACGAAAATGGGATTACGACATGCTTCATACACTTATACCTAAAAAGAATAAGGAGAGATAGATAGTGTTATTTTCAAGTATTGTTTTTTTATTTTACTTTTTCCCAGCAGTCTTGCTTTTATACTATATTTGTTCTTTTTCAAGAAGATTACAAAATGTAGTTCTACTTTTTGCAAGCTTGGTTTTTTACGCATGGGGTGATTTTAGTTTCTTAGGAATTATGATTGTATCCATAATTATAAATTATATTTTGGGTCTCCTGGTGGGCAAATTTAGAGAAAAGAAGCTTCTTGCTAAATTCTTTATTTTTGTAACCTGTGCATATAATCTTGGCATGTTATTTGTATTTAAATATTTAGGATTTGTTGTAAAGAATATAGATAAAGTAGGAAATTATAAACTCAGTATTCCTAATATAGCTCTTCCTATTGGTATATCTTACTTTACATTTAAAGCTATATCTTATGTGGTAGATGTATATAAAAATAAGGTAGAAGCAGAAAAGAATCCTTTAAATATTGGATTATATATAGCGTTTTTCCCTGAAGTTATTTCAGGACCTATTTCACGTTATGTTAAAGTTGGAGAACAAATAAAAAATAGAGAACATAGTTGGCAGAAATTTTCTGTAGGAGCTTGCAGATTTATTACCGGATTAGGTAAAAAAGTTTTAATATCAAACAGTGTGTCAATTATAGCTGATAAAGTTTTTACAATGAACACAAATGGTCCTGTACCAGTTACTTTGGCTTGGTTAGGTTCTATTGCATATACAATTCAAATATTTTTTGACTTCTCAGGTTATTCTGATATGGTTATAGGTCTTGGACTTATGTTCGGATTTAAAATCGACGAAAACTTTAATTATCCTTACATATCAAAATCGATAACAGAATTTTGGAGAAGATGGCATATATCCTTGAGTTCATGGTTTAGAGATTACATCTATATTCCATTAGGTGGTTCAAGAGTTGACAACAAGGATAAGCTAATAAGAAACTTATTCATAGTTTGGGTTAGTACAGGAGTATGGCATGGTGCTGAGTGGACTTTTATAATGTGGGGATTTTTAAATTTCGTATTCATTGCGTTAGAAAAAGTATTCTCATTTGATGACCTTAAAATAAATCCTGTTATCAAACATATATATGCTCTTTTTATAATAAACCTTGGATGGGTTCTATTTAGATCAGAGAACTTAATTCAGGCTGGTAAATATGTTGCCTGCATGTTTGGCTTAAGAGGTAATGCTTTTTGGAGTAATTACACTTTTATGTTTGTAAAGGAGAATGCAGTCATATTTATAGCGGCAGTTATACTTTCAATGCCTATTGCTAAGAAAGTTAACAAGCTTGTTTATGATAAAGTGCCGGGATATAAAATATTAAATGGAGTATATCCAATTGCTGTATTAGGAGTATTCTTTGTATGCATTTCCTATTTGATAAAGGGAACTTACAATCCATTTATATATCTTAAATTTTAAAAAGAGGAGTAATGAAATACAATGAAAACAAATATGAAGAGGAGCAAGGAAAAGAGTACAAGTGGAATTTTTGGTAAGAAGTTTATAACATCTATCATATTCATTATTTTCCTCATTTCATTT is from Clostridium acetobutylicum ATCC 824 and encodes:
- a CDS encoding helix-turn-helix domain-containing protein — protein: MTFDEQFKIELKRYMQDNFINPNILASKAGINKHVFTEILNNTSRKVYGDEVAGICNATGLTLKEILKLNKKDNPYVSMNKSSAVHRT
- a CDS encoding cellulase family glycosylhydrolase, producing MLDESFMNKVDEYIKYTLKDNLIVVLDFHHFEKIMENPEKYKQCFLSVWRQLSKGYENYHNKLMLQVFLKEEL
- a CDS encoding glycosyltransferase, whose translation is MKLKKHKSNEKLLICCTVIFTIIYLVWRITCTLPLGGTIVSLVAAIILLVVEIMGVFEAAVHFYNMSNIEQPERPKVSEDLFPDVDVFIATYNEPRELLYKTINGCINMDYPDKKKVHIYLCDDGNRDEMKELADYMGINYITRIERKGSKAGNLNNAMAHSKSPLIATFDADMIPMHDFLMACVPYFLTEEKVGFIQTPQSFYNPDLFQYNLFSENRIPNEQDYFYRDIQVARNKTNSVIYGGTNTLISRKALNDVGGFYTDAITEDFATGIYIESKGYHCYAIDEIHASGLAPEDLKGLVKQRERWARGCIQTGKRLNILGIKGLNLKQKLNYLSSISYWFSGIKRFVYILSPILFSVFGVIVVKCNLPQVLIFWLPMYLLTNASLKRLSKNIRTNKWTSIYDTILFPSLIIPVILETIGISQNKFAVTRKGGAVSDKSYQRKKAIPHIILAVLSVIGIINCFRLIFAKNTLAYAVVLFWLVANLYNILMSVFFMLGRTPHRKSERASVSIDCSINKNGKEVKGVTKDISEGGVSVVLDEPIDLYEDNSVGIQLLTDRYSCNFEAEVVHVDKVQDKWKYAFKTTGIEENDFRQLLYIIYDRVPVLPKHISKSNSIFDDIRLNVLTRGKKVNQFNRKHPRLEIRKKLQSEECGEVEIINFNYEYALVKTDSEYNNIKHINISILPEVTIKCSLDKKMDYETNKKKKNKPVEQSIQLYRIDNYSEISEITELQTTLNKWANEYEAIKKIENKKKKKAGPSDELNEMAYL
- a CDS encoding MBOAT family O-acyltransferase, with amino-acid sequence MLFSSIVFLFYFFPAVLLLYYICSFSRRLQNVVLLFASLVFYAWGDFSFLGIMIVSIIINYILGLLVGKFREKKLLAKFFIFVTCAYNLGMLFVFKYLGFVVKNIDKVGNYKLSIPNIALPIGISYFTFKAISYVVDVYKNKVEAEKNPLNIGLYIAFFPEVISGPISRYVKVGEQIKNREHSWQKFSVGACRFITGLGKKVLISNSVSIIADKVFTMNTNGPVPVTLAWLGSIAYTIQIFFDFSGYSDMVIGLGLMFGFKIDENFNYPYISKSITEFWRRWHISLSSWFRDYIYIPLGGSRVDNKDKLIRNLFIVWVSTGVWHGAEWTFIMWGFLNFVFIALEKVFSFDDLKINPVIKHIYALFIINLGWVLFRSENLIQAGKYVACMFGLRGNAFWSNYTFMFVKENAVIFIAAVILSMPIAKKVNKLVYDKVPGYKILNGVYPIAVLGVFFVCISYLIKGTYNPFIYLKF